Genomic DNA from Candidatus Sulfurimonas marisnigri:
AAAGAAATAATAATAGTATATGAAATTTCATAAAGCAATTGTAGCTAAAAAGCACTCTACGTTTATATATTTACAATTAAAGTATATTTATTTTTGTATACTTCCAAACAAATAATATGATTTTTTGGAGAATTAAATGGAATTAATTCCAGCTCAAAACCTACTTTATATGCTTCTTCCTCTCTCGTTAGTATGGTACTTTTATTATAAATGGATAGACAATAGCAAAGAAGTACTCTATGCAAGCAGCAGAATGGTGGTTCAACTATTCCTAATTGGCTATGCATTAGTATATATTTTTGAGAATGATTCATGGTATATAGGTCTTTTAATAATTGTTATTATGATTACAATGTCGAGCTTTATAGCTTTAAGAAATCTGCAGGACAAATCTCTTCATGTATACTCTGTAATAGTTTTTGCTATAGCAATCGGAGGAACTATAAATCTTGTTTTAGTTATAAAATTTGTATTGGAGCTATCTCCATTTTATGAACCAAGGTACGTCATACCAATCGCAGGTATGATATATGCAAACTCTATGAATGCTGTGTCTCTAGGCGCAGAGAGATATGAAAAAGAGTTAATAATTTCAACATATGAGCAAGCAAGAAAAGTTGCCTTAAAAGCTTCATTAATACCTAAGATAAATACATTTTTAGCAGTTGGGATTGTTTCACTTCCCGGTATGATGACAGGACAAATTCTTTCAGGTGTGGACCCTTTGATTGCTGTTAGATACCAGATAGTTGTAATGGCAATGATTTTTTCAAGTGCTGGAATTAGTGTAGTCTTATATCTTCTTATGCTAAATAAGCAAAAGTAGTCTTTATTAACATATAAAAACAATATAATTAGATAAAAGTTATTAAAATTTAACGTTGCTTTTATAAATCAGTAGTTATACTCAGCTTGTACAAAAAAACAAAAGAAGGATTTTCATGTTAAAAGTTATTATTTCTATAGTGTTCGCAATATCACTGTTAAACTCTGCAGAGTTAAGCTCTACAAATGGTTGTGAGTTGTCTCAGGTTGGTGAGTTTGGTGTAAATTTCAAAGCATTTAAAACTCCAAGCAAAATTGGTGTTGGCGGCGGATTTGATAGTGTGAAT
This window encodes:
- a CDS encoding ABC transporter permease gives rise to the protein MELIPAQNLLYMLLPLSLVWYFYYKWIDNSKEVLYASSRMVVQLFLIGYALVYIFENDSWYIGLLIIVIMITMSSFIALRNLQDKSLHVYSVIVFAIAIGGTINLVLVIKFVLELSPFYEPRYVIPIAGMIYANSMNAVSLGAERYEKELIISTYEQARKVALKASLIPKINTFLAVGIVSLPGMMTGQILSGVDPLIAVRYQIVVMAMIFSSAGISVVLYLLMLNKQK